The Coffea arabica cultivar ET-39 chromosome 1e, Coffea Arabica ET-39 HiFi, whole genome shotgun sequence genome has a window encoding:
- the LOC113701589 gene encoding E3 ubiquitin-protein ligase BIG BROTHER, whose amino-acid sequence MSWPSPMEFHYANSAPGMPYNSIGSFVDFFGGLTCDHVNFIFAEAHPYAQDSVYPSMNTSFHKFAYSEPGSFYCDYGHGYVMNDHTQTSEIGEYGRNLEDPSSMIQEQTGADHMQREENSISPSHANPVECPRSHQNTRDYEVVWQDNIDPDNMTYEELLELGEAVGTQNRGLSQELISLLPVSKFKCGLFSRKKSRHERCVICQMEYKRGDRQMTLPCKHMYHVGCGSRWLSINKACPICYKEVSLNGSKK is encoded by the exons ATGAGCTGGCCCTCGCCGATGGAGTTTCATTATGCAAACTCTGCCCCTGGCATGCCTTATAATTCAATTGGAAGCTTTGTGGATTTCTTTGGAGGCCTTACTTGTGACCAtgtcaattttatttttgcagAGGCTCATCCTTATGCACAG GATAGTGTATACCCTTCGATGAACACCAGTTTCCACAAATTTGCATATTCTGAACCTGGGAGTTTTTACTGTGACTATGGTCATGGTTATGTGATGAATGATCATACTCAAACATCTGAAATCGGTGAATACGGTAGGAATTTAGAGGATCCTTCAAGCATGATCCAAGAACAAACTGGAGCTGATCACATGCAGCGAGAGGAGAATTCAATCTCCCCTTCACATGCTAATCCTGTGGAGT GTCCTCGAAGTCATCAGAATACTCGTGATTATGAG GTCGTTTGGCAAGACAACATTGATCCTGATAACATGACGTATGAG GAGTTACTTGAATTGGGTGAAGCTGTTGGCACTCAAAATAGAGGTCTTTCGCAGGAACTTATTTCCTTGCTTCCAGTCTCCAAGTTCAAGTGTGGCTTATTTTCACGAAAGAAATCAAGACATGAGAG GTGTGTTATCTGCCAGATGGAATACAAGCGAGGTGATCGGCAAATGACTCTTCCATGCAAGCACATGTATCATGTAGGTTGTGGCAGCAGATGGCTTAGCATCAACAAA GCTTGTCCAATTTGTTACAAAGAGGTTTCGCTTAATGGATCGAAGAAATAA